From the genome of Pseudomonas sp. PDM14:
TCTGGTACCACCCGCTGCACCTGCACAACGTGCAGCACGAGGCCATGCTGATCAGCCTGCACCTGTTCGGCATGTGGATGAACTTTGCCCTGTCGGCGGCCTTCATCACCTTCTTCGTGGTCAAGATGGCCGGTGCGCTGCGCCGCCAGGACGAACTGCAGGCGCTGCGCCGCGAGGAGGGCATGCGCGACCAGCAGCTGCTCGCCGTGGCCACCCAGGCCGCCGGCGCCGCGCACGAGCTGGGCACGCCGCTGGCGACCATCAGCGTGCTGCTCAAGGAGCTGCGCCAGGAATACCGCGACAAGCCGGCACTGCAGGACGACCTGGCCCTGCTGCAGGAGCAGGTCAAGCTGTGCAAGGACACCCTGCAGCAACTGGTGCGTGCCGCCGAGGCCGACCGCCGCCAGGCGGTGTTCGAGCAGACGGCCGTGCAGTGGCTGGAAACTACCCTCAACCGCTGGCACCTGATGCGCCCCGAAGCCACCTACCGCTACCAGCGCCTGGGCGAAGGGCCGGCCCCGCGCCTGTCGCCGCCGGCGGACCTGACCCAGGCCCTGCTCAACCTGCTCAATAACGCCGCCGATGCCTGCCCGGACAAACTGGACATCCGCATCGACTGGGACGAGCAATGGATCGTGCTGAGCATCCTTGACCACGGCGCCGGTGTGCCGCTGGCCATCGCCGAGCAGCTCGGCAAACCCTTCTTCACCACCAAGGGCAAAGGCTTCGGCCTCGGCCTGTTCCTCAGCCAGGCCAGCGTGACGCGGGCCGGCGGTTCGGTGAAACTCTACAACCACGAAGATGGCGGCACGCTGACCGAACTGCGCCTGCCCAGACTTGCGCCGGGAGATGACCAATGACTGACGAACCCCTGATCGAAAGCGAAGACCAGCCGCACCTGCTGCTGGTCGACGACGACGCCACCTTCACCCGCGTGATGGCCCGCGCCATGAGCCGCCGCGGCCTGCGCGTGAGCTGTGCCGGGTCCGCCGATGAAGGCCTGGCCCTGGCCAGGGACGACCTGCCGGACTACGCCGTGGTCGACCTGAAGATGGAAGGCGACTCCGGCCTGGTACTGCTGCCCAAGCTGCTGGAGCTGGACCCGGAAATGCGCGTGGTGATCCTCACCGGTTACTCGAGCATCGCCACCGCCGTGGAGGCGATCAAGCGCGGCGCCACCAACTACCTGTGCAAGCCGGCCGACGCCGACGACGTGCTCACCGCGCTGCTGTCGCAACACGCCGACCTGGAAACCCTGGTGCCGGAAAACCCGATGTCGGTCGACCGCCTGCAGTGGGAGCACATCCAGCGCGTGCTGGCCGAGCACGAGGGCAACATCTCCGCTACCGCGCGCGCCCTGGGCATGCACCGCCGCACCCTGCAGCGCAAACTGCAGAAGCGCCCGGTTCGGCGCTGAGCCGCTAGAGCGTGCAATCCGCGTGGCCAACGCGGGTTGCACCCGCCCTACGTGTTGTGGACACCCGACTCTGTAGGAGCCAGCTTGCTGGCCATCAACTGCACTCAATCCATGCAGGGTTGCCGATGCCGATCCACGGCAAGCCGACTCCCCAGATTCATGAATGTTGAAAGCTTGGTGAAAGGATCAGAGCGCCAGGCGCTGGTATCATTAGCCGCCTAACTAACTTGCGGGGCGCGCATGCTGGCTCTCTTTCTGCAAACCCTCACCATCACCATTCCGGTGTTCTCCATGCTGTTCCTCGGTGTGCTGCTACGGCGCCTGGGGCAGATCGACGAAAACTTCATCCACACCGCCTCGCGCCTGACTTTCAACGTCAGCATGCCGGTGATGCTGTTTCTCGCCATCCTGCATGCCGACCTGTCGACCGCGCTGCAGCCGGCGGTGCTCGGCTACTTCGTGTTGGCCACGCTGCTGGGTTACCTGTTTGCCTGGGGCTGGGCGATCCTGCGGGTGCCGCGCGCCGAGCGCGGCATCTACGTGCAGGGCTCGTTCCGCGGCAACAACGGCATCATCGGCCTGGCCCTGGCCACCAGCCTGTATGGTGACTACGGCCTGTCGCTGGGCGGCATCCTCGGTGGCGTGGTGATCCTCTGCTACAACACGCTCTCGGTCATCGTGCTGGAGGTCTACAACCCCAACAGCAAGACCAGCGTCTGGAACATCTTCAAGAGCATCCTGCGCAACCCGCTGATCATCGGCGTGCTGCTGGCCATCCCGTTCGCCTACTGGCGGGTGCCGCTGCCAAGCTGGCTGACCACCTCCGGCGAGTACCTGGCCCAGCTGACCCTGCCGCTGGCGCTGATCTGCATCGGCGGCACCCTGTCGCTGGCATCCTTGCGCGCGAGCAGCAGCCTGGCCATCGGTGCCAGCCTGATGAAGATGATCTGGCTGCCGATCCTGGCCACCGTCGGCGCCTTCTTCTGCGGTTTCCGCAACGCCGAGCTGGCCATCCTCTTTCTCTATTTCGCCAGCCCGACCGCAGCGGCCAGCTACGTCATGGCCCGGGCGGCCGGCGGCAACCACGAGCTGGCGGCGGCGATCATCGTGATCACCACGCTGGTGGCGGTGGTCAGCACCAACATCGGCCTGTTCGTGCTGCAGTGGGGCGGCTGGATCTGACGGCCATTGCCTAGGCGGCGTGTCTGCTGCCAGGGGCTGGCTGGCGGAAACCATTGACCACGATGTACAGCAGCGGGCCGATGGACACGAAGAAGGCAGTCAGCAGCAGGTAGGGCAGCACCCTGGCCAGGGTTTTTCCTCTGGCCCGCGCATCCCGCACCATCCACACGGCCGCCAGCACCGCCATCAGGTAGAGGTCGATGACCACCTGCGCCGTGTCGGGGCTGGACAGCAGCTGGATACCGAACTGGATCAGCGATTGTTCCGCCCACAGCATCGTCAGCAGGGTGTAGGTGCTGAAGCCAAGCAGGGCAGCGAGTGTCAGGTAGGGTCGGTTCACTGGTGGCTTCCTGTTATTGAATTGAGGGTGTGCCGGCGGCCGAGCCAGTGGGCCAGCAGGTAGGCCAACCCCAGCAGGCCGCAGCCGAAGATCAGGGCTTGCGACAGCGGCGAGTCGAAGGTGTAGAGCGGATGGTGACGCAGGGCGTGGTGCAGCCCCGCATGAAACACGCTGAAGCCGGCCAGCAGCAAACGCGTGCGCTCGCGCAGCTTGGTATGTTCAGCCCAGGCCAGGGCGATCAGCAGCGCGAACAGCGGTACGTGCAAGGCGACGAACAAGGGCTCGGCGACCGCATCTGGCAAATCGCGCAAGCCATACAGCAGTCGCCACTCGGCCTGGCTGACGGCGTCCAGCTCATGGCCGATGAAGCTGCTGAAGCACAGTGTGAACAGGGTGTTCTTCATGCGTTGTTACCTGGCGTGGTGTTCAATGGCGCCAGGCTAGTCGGGTGCGTCGCGCAGGCTCAATGACCTCTG
Proteins encoded in this window:
- a CDS encoding DUF2834 domain-containing protein, translating into MNRPYLTLAALLGFSTYTLLTMLWAEQSLIQFGIQLLSSPDTAQVVIDLYLMAVLAAVWMVRDARARGKTLARVLPYLLLTAFFVSIGPLLYIVVNGFRQPAPGSRHAA
- a CDS encoding AEC family transporter; this encodes MLALFLQTLTITIPVFSMLFLGVLLRRLGQIDENFIHTASRLTFNVSMPVMLFLAILHADLSTALQPAVLGYFVLATLLGYLFAWGWAILRVPRAERGIYVQGSFRGNNGIIGLALATSLYGDYGLSLGGILGGVVILCYNTLSVIVLEVYNPNSKTSVWNIFKSILRNPLIIGVLLAIPFAYWRVPLPSWLTTSGEYLAQLTLPLALICIGGTLSLASLRASSSLAIGASLMKMIWLPILATVGAFFCGFRNAELAILFLYFASPTAAASYVMARAAGGNHELAAAIIVITTLVAVVSTNIGLFVLQWGGWI
- a CDS encoding ATP-binding protein, whose product is MYAPVQLFSASRQNLWRLTLIRLLVLAAQAGSVGIAYLSDILPLPWLALSVVLGISAGLTLLTLLRLRAPWPVTELEYAVQLACDLVIHSVLLYFSGGSTNPFVSYYLVPLTIAAATLPWFYSMFLSGLALTGYTALLIWYHPLHLHNVQHEAMLISLHLFGMWMNFALSAAFITFFVVKMAGALRRQDELQALRREEGMRDQQLLAVATQAAGAAHELGTPLATISVLLKELRQEYRDKPALQDDLALLQEQVKLCKDTLQQLVRAAEADRRQAVFEQTAVQWLETTLNRWHLMRPEATYRYQRLGEGPAPRLSPPADLTQALLNLLNNAADACPDKLDIRIDWDEQWIVLSILDHGAGVPLAIAEQLGKPFFTTKGKGFGLGLFLSQASVTRAGGSVKLYNHEDGGTLTELRLPRLAPGDDQ
- a CDS encoding DUF6713 family protein, whose translation is MKNTLFTLCFSSFIGHELDAVSQAEWRLLYGLRDLPDAVAEPLFVALHVPLFALLIALAWAEHTKLRERTRLLLAGFSVFHAGLHHALRHHPLYTFDSPLSQALIFGCGLLGLAYLLAHWLGRRHTLNSITGSHQ
- a CDS encoding response regulator transcription factor; amino-acid sequence: MTDEPLIESEDQPHLLLVDDDATFTRVMARAMSRRGLRVSCAGSADEGLALARDDLPDYAVVDLKMEGDSGLVLLPKLLELDPEMRVVILTGYSSIATAVEAIKRGATNYLCKPADADDVLTALLSQHADLETLVPENPMSVDRLQWEHIQRVLAEHEGNISATARALGMHRRTLQRKLQKRPVRR